One genomic segment of Coffea arabica cultivar ET-39 chromosome 6e, Coffea Arabica ET-39 HiFi, whole genome shotgun sequence includes these proteins:
- the LOC113691567 gene encoding uncharacterized protein isoform X2 — protein sequence MVMKEIEGDLATFLEMRKREKERNGLLLIENNDGFDHSAASNPDNSVVSDAIFIETTQTTPADNFFAAVSDKSDYDWLVASPDTPSLPLPELEVQNADSQTSITEALSTAEIFKPENLPDEPSSANTTSAQLITSTSKHSSASRNKRSSLSEGQKPTASRSATPTRKSGLLSASKPSRSSTPTSRGVAASAKPVVPIVRSSTPTRATARSSTPTLSLRSASKSESRSARPTCKASTPSSATSMSAAGRSSSVTKTVPTTVKSSETSCGTTPPVKSRPKKTAEKAVFSSNAPPNLRMAVPKRPSSASRGRLTASSCLLSSSDSIAGRPRQKSCSPSRGRVNDGAFNHEITIFSKSRGYSNCNDSVNPVLIGTKMVERVVNMRKLAPPKHNNYESQDNSSGKSSLSIDNSGFGRSLSKKSLDMAIRHMDIRGISRNLKTIVTSLPASKSGSTKSRTTSLSDSPLATCSTASSEPSVNNVANVLDGSDIDVNDIGCERESLPPTS from the exons ATGGTGATGAAGGAGATAGAGGGGGATCTTGCTACGTTCCTTGAGATGCGGAAGCGCGAAAAGGAGAGGAATGGTCTTCTTCTCATTGAGAATAATGATGGATTTGATCATTCAGCAG CATCAAATCCTGATAATTCAGTCGTATCAGATGCAATTTTCATAGAGACTACACAAACAACTCCTGCTGATAATTTTTTCGCTGCTGTGAGCGATAAAAGTGATTATGATTG GCTTGTTGCATCACCTGATACTCCTTCCTTACCTTTGCCTGAGCTGGAGGTACAAAATGCTGACAGTCAGACTTCAATTACAGAGGCTCTAAGTACCGCTGAAATATTCAAG CCAGAAAACCTACCTGATGAACCTTCTTCAGCAAACACCACATCTGCTCAACTGATTACATCAACTAGTAAACACTCCTCTGCTTCAAGAAATAAAAGGTCTTCATTATCAGAGGGGCAAAAACCAACTGCTTCTAGATCTGCAACTCCAACTAGGAAGTCAGGCTTACTTTCAGCATCAAAACCCTCGAGATCATCCACACCCACTTCAAGAGGCGTTGCTGCTTCTGCAAAGCCTGTGGTTCCTATAGTGAGATCCTCAACTCCTACAAGAGCTACTGCTCGCTCTTCCACACCAACTTTGAGCTTAAGATCTGCGTCTAAGTCAGAATCGAGGTCTGCAAGACCTACGTGTAAAGCTTCAACTCCATCAAGTGCAACTAGTATGTCTGCTGCTGGTCGGTCTTCTTCAGTGACAAAGACAGTTCCAACAACGGTAAAAAGTTCAGAAACATCATGTGGTACTACTCCTCCAGTCAAGTCTCGGCCTAAGAAGACAGCTGAGAAGGCTGTTTTTTCATCTAATGCCCCTCCAAATTTGAGAATGGCAGTGCCTAAAAGGCCTTCTTCCGCATCCAGAGGAAGACTGACTGCATCTAGTTGCCTATTGTCTTCGAGCGACTCTATCGCTGGGAGACCGAGACAGAAGTCATGTTCTCCTTCACGTGGGCGAGTCAATGATGGTGCTTTTAACCATGAAATCACTATATTTTCTAAGAGTCGAGGATACTCCAACTGTAATGACAGTGTGAATCCAGTTTTGATTGGTACCAAGATGGTTGAAAGAGTAGTGAACATGCGGAAGCTAGCTCCTCCTAAACATAATAACTATGAATCCCAGGATAACTCCTCAGGGAAGTCTTCTTTGTCCATTGACAACTCAGGCTTCGGAAGGTCACTGTCAAAAAAGTCATTAGACATGGCTATACGGCATATG GATATACGAGGCATATCCCGTAATCTAAAGACAATAGTAACAAGTCTTCCAGCTTCTAAATCTGGCTCAACAAAAAGCAGGACCACCAGTCTTTCAGACTCTCCTCTTGCCACATGCAGCACTGCTAGTTCCGAGCCCAGTGTTAACAATGTTGCCAATGTGTTGGATGGTAGTGATATTGATGTTAATGATATTGGCTGTGAAAGGGAGTCCTTGCCCCCTACCAGTTAG
- the LOC113691567 gene encoding uncharacterized protein isoform X1, whose product MAASVQCRPQDRSLGMVMKEIEGDLATFLEMRKREKERNGLLLIENNDGFDHSAASNPDNSVVSDAIFIETTQTTPADNFFAAVSDKSDYDWLVASPDTPSLPLPELEVQNADSQTSITEALSTAEIFKPENLPDEPSSANTTSAQLITSTSKHSSASRNKRSSLSEGQKPTASRSATPTRKSGLLSASKPSRSSTPTSRGVAASAKPVVPIVRSSTPTRATARSSTPTLSLRSASKSESRSARPTCKASTPSSATSMSAAGRSSSVTKTVPTTVKSSETSCGTTPPVKSRPKKTAEKAVFSSNAPPNLRMAVPKRPSSASRGRLTASSCLLSSSDSIAGRPRQKSCSPSRGRVNDGAFNHEITIFSKSRGYSNCNDSVNPVLIGTKMVERVVNMRKLAPPKHNNYESQDNSSGKSSLSIDNSGFGRSLSKKSLDMAIRHMDIRGISRNLKTIVTSLPASKSGSTKSRTTSLSDSPLATCSTASSEPSVNNVANVLDGSDIDVNDIGCERESLPPTS is encoded by the exons ATGGCT GCGTCTGTACAATGTAGGCCACAAGATAGAAGTCTTGGGATGGTGATGAAGGAGATAGAGGGGGATCTTGCTACGTTCCTTGAGATGCGGAAGCGCGAAAAGGAGAGGAATGGTCTTCTTCTCATTGAGAATAATGATGGATTTGATCATTCAGCAG CATCAAATCCTGATAATTCAGTCGTATCAGATGCAATTTTCATAGAGACTACACAAACAACTCCTGCTGATAATTTTTTCGCTGCTGTGAGCGATAAAAGTGATTATGATTG GCTTGTTGCATCACCTGATACTCCTTCCTTACCTTTGCCTGAGCTGGAGGTACAAAATGCTGACAGTCAGACTTCAATTACAGAGGCTCTAAGTACCGCTGAAATATTCAAG CCAGAAAACCTACCTGATGAACCTTCTTCAGCAAACACCACATCTGCTCAACTGATTACATCAACTAGTAAACACTCCTCTGCTTCAAGAAATAAAAGGTCTTCATTATCAGAGGGGCAAAAACCAACTGCTTCTAGATCTGCAACTCCAACTAGGAAGTCAGGCTTACTTTCAGCATCAAAACCCTCGAGATCATCCACACCCACTTCAAGAGGCGTTGCTGCTTCTGCAAAGCCTGTGGTTCCTATAGTGAGATCCTCAACTCCTACAAGAGCTACTGCTCGCTCTTCCACACCAACTTTGAGCTTAAGATCTGCGTCTAAGTCAGAATCGAGGTCTGCAAGACCTACGTGTAAAGCTTCAACTCCATCAAGTGCAACTAGTATGTCTGCTGCTGGTCGGTCTTCTTCAGTGACAAAGACAGTTCCAACAACGGTAAAAAGTTCAGAAACATCATGTGGTACTACTCCTCCAGTCAAGTCTCGGCCTAAGAAGACAGCTGAGAAGGCTGTTTTTTCATCTAATGCCCCTCCAAATTTGAGAATGGCAGTGCCTAAAAGGCCTTCTTCCGCATCCAGAGGAAGACTGACTGCATCTAGTTGCCTATTGTCTTCGAGCGACTCTATCGCTGGGAGACCGAGACAGAAGTCATGTTCTCCTTCACGTGGGCGAGTCAATGATGGTGCTTTTAACCATGAAATCACTATATTTTCTAAGAGTCGAGGATACTCCAACTGTAATGACAGTGTGAATCCAGTTTTGATTGGTACCAAGATGGTTGAAAGAGTAGTGAACATGCGGAAGCTAGCTCCTCCTAAACATAATAACTATGAATCCCAGGATAACTCCTCAGGGAAGTCTTCTTTGTCCATTGACAACTCAGGCTTCGGAAGGTCACTGTCAAAAAAGTCATTAGACATGGCTATACGGCATATG GATATACGAGGCATATCCCGTAATCTAAAGACAATAGTAACAAGTCTTCCAGCTTCTAAATCTGGCTCAACAAAAAGCAGGACCACCAGTCTTTCAGACTCTCCTCTTGCCACATGCAGCACTGCTAGTTCCGAGCCCAGTGTTAACAATGTTGCCAATGTGTTGGATGGTAGTGATATTGATGTTAATGATATTGGCTGTGAAAGGGAGTCCTTGCCCCCTACCAGTTAG